From a region of the Armatimonas rosea genome:
- a CDS encoding MFS transporter, translating into MSKPTFQDKPFWYLGTGAYWFVTSLKWFVLFLLQPLQVAELVPGGEKNGSWGMIVAIGAFEAMIGPALMGWLSDRTRTRFGRRRPFLAIGAALTSVALLLLGQANSLAFMAIAYLFLQVSDDVATGPYAALIYDQVPEDHRGKASGILSMLQLVAQIVAVGIGLGLGKIALIYLAVAVINILCAALTLAIWHEPAVPELRQEEGLPALPKLSLKSWTEPFRSPDFRWVWLARFLVAFGFYLVLLYVSNYLRDRVHSLTLFGLDLKEPKNGALAAALAISLSGAIGSGIAAKLVDTVGRKKTIGICGWVMAAALVPFALIPNFTLIFCVALVFGLAYGVYLSASYALAADVLPNPDDAAKDMGIWQASVSTPQVLTGIVGLLVDAGNRLSPGQGYTGAFLLSSAAFLTGCLLVQKVQASR; encoded by the coding sequence ATGAGTAAGCCAACCTTTCAAGACAAGCCTTTTTGGTATCTTGGAACGGGTGCCTACTGGTTTGTCACGAGCCTGAAGTGGTTCGTGCTCTTCTTGCTCCAGCCGCTTCAGGTGGCGGAGCTCGTGCCGGGTGGGGAGAAAAACGGCTCCTGGGGGATGATTGTCGCCATTGGGGCCTTTGAAGCAATGATCGGCCCGGCGCTGATGGGCTGGCTCTCCGACCGTACAAGAACCCGCTTTGGTCGCCGCCGTCCTTTTCTGGCGATCGGGGCCGCGCTCACCAGTGTCGCACTCCTGTTGCTCGGGCAGGCGAACTCGCTGGCCTTTATGGCGATTGCCTATCTGTTTCTCCAGGTCTCCGACGATGTCGCGACCGGGCCCTACGCCGCGCTGATCTACGACCAGGTGCCAGAGGACCACCGGGGTAAGGCAAGTGGGATTCTGAGCATGCTCCAGCTGGTCGCGCAGATTGTGGCGGTGGGAATCGGGCTGGGGCTAGGCAAGATCGCGCTGATCTATCTCGCGGTGGCGGTGATCAACATTCTCTGCGCCGCGCTCACGCTTGCGATCTGGCACGAGCCTGCTGTCCCGGAGCTACGTCAGGAAGAGGGGCTTCCCGCGCTTCCCAAGCTCTCGCTGAAGTCTTGGACCGAGCCCTTTCGCTCACCGGACTTTCGCTGGGTCTGGCTGGCGCGCTTTCTGGTCGCATTTGGCTTCTACTTGGTCCTTCTGTATGTCAGCAACTACCTCAGGGACCGTGTTCACAGCCTGACCCTCTTTGGGCTGGACCTGAAAGAGCCCAAGAACGGTGCGCTGGCGGCGGCGCTGGCGATCTCCCTCTCGGGAGCGATTGGCTCGGGGATTGCGGCTAAGCTGGTCGATACGGTCGGGCGGAAAAAAACCATCGGAATCTGTGGCTGGGTGATGGCGGCGGCGCTGGTTCCCTTTGCCCTGATCCCCAACTTCACCCTGATCTTCTGCGTGGCGCTTGTCTTCGGGCTGGCCTACGGGGTCTACCTCTCCGCCTCCTACGCCCTTGCCGCCGATGTGCTCCCCAACCCCGATGATGCCGCAAAGGACATGGGAATCTGGCAGGCGAGTGTCTCCACGCCGCAGGTGCTCACCGGGATTGTGGGCTTACTGGTCGATGCAGGCAACCGGCTCAGTCCGGGGCAAGGCTACACAGGCGCGTTCTTGCTCTCGTCGGCCGCGTTTCTCACCGGCTGCCTCTTGGTTCAGAAGGTTCAAGCCTCGCGATAA
- a CDS encoding AMP-dependent synthetase/ligase, which yields MTEQTLTRFFQSTVAAHGSAVAMRYRENREWHDITYAELAARVEAIAAGLKSLGVGHGDRVAIYAENQPNWVITDLACHALGAINASIYPTLPPPQVAFIVNDSTAKVLIAGNAKLLANARIAQAECPSLSQLVVMGSVADGDALSFTQLEERGKTHPFGPGEYEASWKGVQPDDIASLIYTSGTTGDPKGAMLTHKNFTSNAINGLALFSKGGVTITADDTFLSFLPLSHSFERIGCYLAIGSGATTAYSEGVKTLADEMKTVQPTVMLCVPRLWEMMQERVLAAAEKAGEMRFAIFTKSLEAAKECIREEQAGRHPSMALNIQRATGEKLVFPKIREEFGGKFRLLVSGGAALNPETALFWRALGMNLVEGYGLTETSPVISINPGHAARIGTVGQVINEGEVKIAPDGEICYRGPNVMKGYWKNEQATRDMIDDEGWLHTGDIGTLSADGYLKITDRKKDIIVLANGKNVSPVPIETKIKNSPFITEVVLIGDKQNTITALVVPNKEKLREAGFTEADDNALLALPEVKKKIKSEIDAHSTALADFEKIKKFTLINAVFSIDTGELTPTLKVKRKVILQKWAKEVAELRGDE from the coding sequence ATGACAGAGCAGACACTGACACGATTTTTTCAGAGTACAGTCGCGGCGCACGGGAGCGCGGTGGCGATGCGCTACCGGGAGAACCGCGAGTGGCACGACATTACCTACGCCGAGCTCGCCGCGCGCGTCGAGGCAATCGCTGCGGGCCTCAAGAGCCTGGGCGTGGGGCACGGAGACCGGGTGGCGATCTATGCCGAGAACCAGCCCAACTGGGTCATCACCGACCTGGCCTGCCACGCCCTCGGCGCGATCAATGCGTCGATCTACCCCACGCTCCCTCCCCCACAAGTGGCCTTTATAGTCAACGACAGCACGGCCAAGGTCCTGATCGCGGGCAACGCCAAGCTGCTCGCCAACGCCAGAATTGCCCAAGCGGAGTGCCCCAGCCTCAGCCAGCTCGTGGTCATGGGGAGTGTCGCCGATGGCGATGCGCTCTCGTTTACCCAGCTTGAGGAGCGCGGCAAGACCCACCCCTTCGGCCCCGGCGAGTACGAGGCGAGCTGGAAGGGTGTGCAGCCCGACGATATCGCATCGCTGATCTACACGTCGGGGACCACGGGCGATCCCAAGGGCGCGATGCTCACCCACAAGAACTTCACCAGCAACGCCATCAATGGGCTGGCGCTCTTCTCCAAGGGCGGCGTGACGATCACCGCCGACGATACCTTTCTGTCGTTCTTGCCGCTCTCGCACTCGTTTGAGCGCATTGGGTGCTACCTGGCGATTGGCTCGGGTGCCACCACGGCCTACTCCGAGGGGGTCAAGACCCTCGCCGATGAGATGAAGACAGTCCAGCCGACCGTCATGCTCTGTGTTCCGCGGCTCTGGGAGATGATGCAGGAGCGGGTCCTAGCGGCGGCGGAGAAGGCGGGCGAGATGCGCTTTGCGATCTTCACCAAGTCTCTGGAGGCCGCGAAAGAGTGCATCCGCGAGGAGCAGGCGGGGCGGCACCCCAGCATGGCGCTCAATATCCAGCGGGCCACGGGCGAGAAGCTAGTCTTCCCCAAGATCCGCGAGGAGTTCGGCGGCAAGTTCCGGCTCCTGGTCTCGGGCGGCGCGGCGCTCAACCCGGAGACCGCGCTCTTCTGGCGGGCGCTGGGCATGAACTTAGTGGAGGGCTACGGCCTCACCGAGACATCGCCGGTGATCTCGATCAACCCCGGCCACGCGGCGCGGATCGGGACGGTCGGGCAGGTCATCAACGAGGGCGAGGTCAAGATCGCCCCCGACGGCGAGATCTGCTACCGCGGCCCCAATGTGATGAAGGGCTACTGGAAGAACGAGCAAGCGACTCGGGACATGATCGACGACGAAGGCTGGCTGCACACGGGCGATATCGGGACCCTCAGCGCCGATGGCTACCTCAAGATCACGGACCGCAAGAAAGATATCATTGTCCTGGCCAACGGCAAGAATGTCTCGCCGGTGCCCATCGAGACCAAGATCAAAAACTCTCCGTTTATCACCGAGGTCGTGCTGATCGGGGATAAGCAAAACACGATCACCGCGCTGGTTGTGCCCAATAAAGAGAAGCTCCGCGAGGCGGGCTTCACCGAGGCCGATGACAACGCCCTGCTGGCGCTCCCTGAGGTGAAGAAGAAGATTAAGTCCGAGATCGACGCCCACTCTACCGCCCTCGCCGACTTTGAGAAGATCAAGAAGTTCACGCTCATCAACGCGGTCTTCTCGATCGACACCGGCGAGCTGACCCCCACGCTCAAGGTGAAGCGTAAGGTAATCTTGCAAAAATGGGCCAAGGAAGTCGCCGAGCTGCGTGGCGATGAGTAA
- a CDS encoding CRTAC1 family protein — protein sequence MKPGLPVRATLALLALGAGCTQPHGPPSPTGAPYFREVAEAVGVRYRWSPPQRSPLNLRETIGNGAAFLDFNADGNLDILLVGAPCGLFQGDGKGHFTAVALPELKGEFLGCAVGDYDSDGYPDLYLSAFQGGALLHNDSGKGFREVTVSAGLKPQPWGTAAAWVETVPGSGRLDLMVANYVDFDPAHGARPLCDFRDAQGKTLLAACGPREYEPLTAAFFRNRGAGRFEDASLTSLAQTLTRGRGLGVAAADFQANGQPGIAFANDEAPGDLLVPAGGRFTNVADAVGVAYDNDGKLHAGMGLDWGDYDNDGWLDLAVATFRYEPNSLYHNEQGKHFVDQGYNTGIGAATQPFVAFGCHFLDYDNDGWLDLAFTNGHVQDNVEALDAKTHYRQPSQLFHNQQGRFVEVGAQGGPGFQTPLVGRGLAVGDYDNDGALDLLLVDSAGKPLLLHNEVPSRGHWLGLALQGRKSNRSGYGAVVTLELEGGTKRVRHCHADGSYLSSSDPRVHFGLGSASKITGLTVRWPSGKKQSIEVPALDRYLAVTEEP from the coding sequence ATGAAACCAGGACTTCCCGTTCGGGCTACTCTGGCGCTCTTGGCACTGGGCGCGGGCTGTACCCAGCCCCACGGACCGCCAAGCCCGACCGGCGCTCCCTACTTTCGCGAGGTCGCCGAGGCGGTGGGCGTGCGCTACCGCTGGAGTCCGCCGCAGCGCTCGCCGCTGAACCTGCGCGAGACCATCGGCAATGGCGCGGCATTCCTTGATTTCAACGCCGACGGCAACCTAGATATCCTTCTGGTCGGGGCACCCTGTGGGCTGTTCCAAGGCGATGGCAAGGGGCACTTTACCGCCGTGGCGCTCCCGGAGCTCAAGGGGGAGTTTCTGGGCTGCGCCGTGGGGGACTACGACAGCGATGGCTACCCCGATCTCTATCTCAGTGCCTTTCAGGGCGGTGCCTTGCTCCACAACGACAGCGGCAAGGGCTTTCGGGAGGTCACCGTGAGCGCGGGGCTGAAGCCCCAGCCCTGGGGAACCGCGGCGGCGTGGGTGGAGACCGTGCCCGGCTCGGGGCGGCTGGACCTGATGGTCGCCAACTACGTGGACTTCGACCCCGCCCACGGTGCCCGGCCCCTCTGCGACTTTCGGGATGCCCAGGGAAAGACCCTGCTGGCCGCCTGTGGCCCGCGGGAGTACGAGCCCCTGACCGCCGCGTTTTTCCGCAACCGGGGGGCGGGGCGCTTCGAAGACGCCTCTCTCACTAGCCTGGCACAGACGCTCACGCGGGGGCGGGGCCTCGGGGTGGCGGCGGCGGACTTTCAGGCGAACGGTCAGCCAGGGATCGCCTTTGCCAACGACGAAGCCCCCGGCGACTTGCTCGTGCCCGCTGGAGGACGCTTTACAAATGTCGCCGATGCGGTCGGGGTGGCCTACGACAACGATGGCAAGCTCCACGCCGGCATGGGCCTCGACTGGGGCGACTACGACAACGATGGCTGGCTCGATCTCGCGGTGGCGACCTTCCGCTACGAGCCCAACTCGCTCTACCACAACGAGCAGGGGAAGCACTTTGTGGACCAGGGCTACAACACCGGAATCGGGGCCGCCACGCAGCCCTTTGTCGCCTTTGGCTGCCACTTCCTGGACTACGACAACGACGGCTGGCTGGACCTGGCCTTTACCAACGGCCATGTGCAAGACAATGTGGAGGCGCTCGATGCCAAGACCCACTACCGCCAGCCCAGCCAGCTCTTTCACAACCAGCAAGGGCGCTTTGTGGAGGTCGGTGCGCAGGGAGGTCCTGGTTTTCAGACCCCGCTCGTGGGCCGCGGCCTGGCCGTGGGGGACTACGACAACGACGGTGCCCTGGACCTGCTCCTCGTGGACTCCGCGGGCAAGCCGCTCCTGCTCCACAACGAGGTCCCCTCGCGGGGGCACTGGCTCGGGCTGGCGCTCCAGGGGCGCAAGAGCAACCGCAGCGGCTATGGCGCGGTGGTGACTCTGGAGCTCGAGGGCGGGACAAAGCGGGTGCGGCACTGCCACGCCGATGGCTCCTACCTCTCTAGCTCGGACCCACGGGTGCACTTTGGGCTGGGAAGCGCCTCGAAGATCACGGGCCTGACCGTACGGTGGCCGTCGGGCAAGAAGCAGAGCATCGAAGTGCCCGCCCTCGACCGCTATCTGGCTGTCACCGAGGAGCCGTAA
- a CDS encoding tetratricopeptide repeat protein: protein MRTIPTVLLGAAALGLGCRAPQPAPSPSPAPVRQKTELYPVGDLPAAAQEKATALSAAENRTQAAALVAALEPLAGRSADLSDLLASACNWIGAVDKALPLARQAVRLAPQSARLQLHLGQLEQQLGYSIPAEEHLRTAATLAPDAPEVHLALARFKERELHTVEAEREYREATAIDPQDPGLWGYLAENLLRQQKYDDARKALAEADRFAPDAPPGLVQRALIARDEARSGRGDRAEKWKEADGYLEKCLSLAPGYPSALFVRGTLQQDRGDDTGARASLEAALVAAPQLDGLKTQLGQVLVRLGEQKRGLELLAQSRQAQEHKDALERLVSRVAMQPKDQARRKALIAWCLSHGEPARARLEQVELTAPR from the coding sequence ATGCGAACGATCCCTACAGTGCTCCTGGGAGCCGCGGCCTTGGGGCTAGGCTGTCGTGCGCCACAGCCGGCCCCGAGTCCCTCGCCCGCGCCGGTGCGCCAGAAGACCGAGCTCTACCCCGTGGGGGACCTGCCCGCGGCGGCGCAGGAGAAGGCGACGGCGCTCTCCGCGGCGGAGAACCGCACACAGGCGGCGGCTCTGGTTGCCGCACTGGAGCCGCTGGCGGGTCGCTCTGCCGATCTCTCGGACCTTCTCGCGAGCGCGTGCAATTGGATCGGGGCGGTGGACAAGGCGCTCCCGCTGGCACGGCAGGCGGTGCGGCTCGCCCCGCAGTCCGCCCGGCTCCAGCTTCACCTCGGCCAGCTTGAGCAGCAGCTCGGCTACTCGATTCCCGCCGAGGAGCATCTGCGCACCGCCGCGACCCTGGCCCCCGATGCGCCGGAGGTGCACCTCGCCCTCGCACGCTTTAAGGAGCGCGAGCTCCATACGGTCGAGGCGGAGCGCGAGTACCGGGAAGCAACGGCCATCGACCCGCAGGACCCGGGGCTCTGGGGCTATCTTGCGGAGAACCTCCTGCGGCAACAAAAATACGACGATGCCCGGAAAGCGCTCGCCGAGGCGGACCGCTTCGCCCCCGATGCTCCGCCCGGGCTGGTACAACGAGCGCTGATCGCCCGCGACGAGGCACGGAGCGGCAGGGGCGACCGCGCAGAAAAATGGAAAGAGGCCGACGGCTACCTGGAGAAGTGCCTGAGTCTCGCGCCCGGCTACCCGTCGGCGCTCTTTGTGCGGGGAACCCTCCAGCAGGACCGCGGCGACGATACCGGGGCGCGAGCCTCGCTGGAGGCCGCACTGGTTGCTGCACCCCAGCTCGATGGTCTCAAGACCCAGCTCGGGCAGGTGCTGGTGCGTCTGGGGGAGCAGAAGCGGGGACTGGAGCTGCTAGCGCAGAGCCGCCAGGCCCAGGAGCACAAGGATGCGCTGGAGCGACTGGTCAGCCGGGTGGCGATGCAGCCCAAGGACCAAGCGCGGCGCAAGGCCCTGATCGCCTGGTGCCTGAGCCACGGCGAGCCCGCACGCGCCCGGCTGGAGCAGGTCGAGCTTACGGCTCCTCGGTGA
- a CDS encoding substrate-binding domain-containing protein: protein MKRRTLLSLVPLAALALMTGCKPEEPKAGGDATGATKPADATKPAGGDGKKIKVVFIPKNVGNPYFDAIAKGMKEVCEKEGAEFSMTGPAQAEATNQISYIKDEVQRGANVICIAANSIDALNGTLDEIRAKGVKVVTVDADLTGNETHRDVGIFATDFSKFGATILETMGKGINYEGEVAILSATSDAPNQKLWVEQMNAAWKDPKYAKMPLVATVFGDDKPEKSATEMEGLLTKFPNLKGVIAPTTVGVSAAAKVAQQRGVYPGGPNAKNGGVRVFGLGLPNQMRSFIKDGVTPEIMLWSPVDMGTVSAYVCLALAKGEAKAEKGQKIKVGAMGEREIGELNKIMVADPTIFTKDNVDKFDF, encoded by the coding sequence ATGAAACGACGAACACTACTCTCTTTGGTGCCGCTGGCGGCACTGGCACTGATGACGGGCTGTAAGCCTGAGGAGCCCAAGGCGGGCGGGGATGCGACAGGGGCGACAAAGCCTGCGGATGCAACCAAGCCGGCGGGTGGCGATGGCAAGAAGATCAAGGTGGTCTTTATCCCCAAGAATGTCGGCAATCCGTACTTTGATGCGATTGCCAAGGGAATGAAAGAGGTCTGTGAGAAAGAGGGCGCGGAGTTCTCGATGACCGGCCCCGCACAGGCCGAGGCGACCAACCAGATCAGCTACATCAAGGACGAGGTCCAGCGCGGGGCGAACGTGATCTGTATCGCGGCCAACTCGATCGATGCGCTCAATGGCACCCTCGATGAGATTCGGGCAAAGGGCGTCAAGGTCGTGACCGTGGACGCGGACCTGACGGGCAACGAGACCCACCGCGATGTGGGCATCTTTGCCACGGACTTCTCCAAGTTCGGCGCGACCATCCTGGAGACCATGGGCAAGGGAATCAACTATGAGGGCGAGGTAGCGATCCTCTCCGCGACCAGCGATGCCCCCAACCAGAAGCTCTGGGTGGAGCAGATGAACGCGGCGTGGAAAGACCCGAAGTACGCTAAGATGCCGCTGGTGGCGACGGTCTTTGGCGACGACAAACCCGAGAAGAGCGCGACCGAGATGGAGGGGCTGCTGACCAAGTTCCCCAACCTCAAGGGCGTGATCGCCCCCACGACCGTCGGGGTCTCGGCGGCGGCGAAGGTGGCGCAGCAGCGCGGGGTCTATCCCGGTGGACCGAACGCCAAGAACGGCGGCGTGCGGGTCTTTGGCCTAGGGCTGCCCAACCAGATGCGGAGCTTCATCAAGGACGGAGTCACCCCCGAGATCATGCTCTGGAGCCCCGTGGACATGGGGACGGTCTCAGCCTATGTCTGCCTCGCGCTTGCCAAGGGGGAGGCGAAGGCGGAGAAGGGCCAGAAGATCAAGGTCGGTGCGATGGGCGAGCGTGAGATCGGGGAGCTCAATAAGATCATGGTCGCCGATCCGACGATCTTTACCAAGGACAACGTCGACAAGTTCGACTTTTAA
- a CDS encoding NAD-dependent epimerase/dehydratase family protein, with protein sequence MNLLILGGTLFLGRHLADAALSRGHTLTLFHRGKTNPGLFPQVTEILGDRTQDDDLAQLDGRHFDAVIDTCGYVPRIVRQSAQRLVGKAERYCFISSVSVYPNWPDTSTDEDSPVGTLDDPTVEQVTGETYGPLKALCEQEAQAAFPDAALIVRPGLIVGPHDPSDRFTYWPHRVAQGGEILAPAAAELPTQWIDVRDLAEWTIRMLELGRTGVYNADGPVVSLGQLLATCFLASGAQGSVTYADETFLQEQGVKPWLELPLWIPGVFGKKESSATRTQRANLAGLTYRTALETVRDTLLWDQGRATENAWKNTLTPEKEAAVLAAWHEKSAP encoded by the coding sequence ATGAACTTACTGATTCTTGGCGGGACGCTCTTTCTGGGCCGCCACTTGGCAGATGCGGCACTCAGCCGTGGCCATACCCTCACCCTCTTTCACCGTGGCAAGACCAACCCTGGGCTCTTTCCGCAAGTCACGGAGATCTTAGGGGACCGCACGCAAGACGATGACCTCGCGCAGCTAGACGGGCGGCACTTCGATGCCGTGATCGATACCTGTGGCTACGTCCCCCGCATCGTCCGACAGAGCGCCCAGCGGCTCGTGGGCAAGGCGGAGCGCTATTGTTTTATCTCGTCGGTCTCGGTCTACCCCAACTGGCCGGATACGTCCACGGATGAGGACTCTCCCGTGGGCACGCTCGACGATCCCACGGTGGAGCAGGTGACGGGCGAGACCTACGGCCCGCTCAAGGCGCTCTGTGAGCAAGAGGCGCAAGCCGCCTTCCCCGACGCCGCACTGATCGTCCGGCCGGGCCTGATCGTCGGGCCGCACGATCCGTCGGATCGCTTCACCTACTGGCCCCACCGGGTCGCGCAGGGCGGCGAGATTCTTGCCCCAGCGGCGGCAGAGCTCCCCACGCAGTGGATCGATGTGCGCGACCTCGCGGAGTGGACCATTCGTATGCTGGAGCTGGGCCGCACGGGAGTCTACAACGCCGACGGCCCCGTGGTGAGCCTCGGGCAGCTTCTGGCGACGTGTTTTCTGGCAAGTGGCGCTCAGGGCAGTGTGACCTACGCCGACGAGACCTTCTTGCAGGAGCAGGGAGTCAAGCCCTGGTTGGAGCTCCCGCTCTGGATTCCGGGGGTCTTTGGCAAGAAAGAGAGCAGCGCTACCCGGACCCAGCGCGCCAACCTCGCCGGGCTCACCTACCGCACCGCGCTAGAGACCGTCCGCGATACCCTTCTCTGGGACCAGGGACGCGCGACGGAAAACGCCTGGAAAAACACACTCACGCCCGAGAAAGAAGCCGCGGTCCTCGCGGCGTGGCACGAAAAATCGGCCCCCTGA
- a CDS encoding copper amine oxidase N-terminal domain-containing protein, whose translation MAIRRLGGVAALGVPTALSLLMAAQTPVLAQSSATRGSAADLRVLTPLNGEIIGAGSFKLDFSFKSRSASPITRVELYVDGVQWAGRNLDTPSLGNVLTFDVDGSTLTEGAHTFQVKVTNKAGMTTTTDVQVIAQSKTSAPASTETAATPATATGAPQMTFRALPSKRVMGTVEVGLDVKTAPGQNPYVSFYVDKQFKVLKNYPPYSFLFDTTTVSNGKHIIEATGYLESSNAATTQRMEVMVDNLGGNTERATEIKDLNSKPAATKTAEPQLATVPGALAAAVRVASGLKPITPSLPGITGTRSVEPKVTTKVAVAPASRNHSSVVREAGAAQPVALGLHAPQVAATTVAGRPNPTAPGAFAGIAAQAVKTSSLMVPHRSVKATPRASAAKPVLSSALPNEFGKKLMVAFDGSAINFDVEPRIEAGIPLAPFRQIFEHTGGQVMWAPDAKTVRALNADREVVIKVGNPTATVNGQSVNMERTSFIDRGRTIVPLSFVGKALDVDVDFDPATGKLTITSKK comes from the coding sequence ATGGCAATCCGACGGCTCGGCGGCGTGGCGGCGCTCGGCGTTCCCACAGCCCTATCGCTTCTGATGGCTGCACAGACTCCGGTTCTGGCACAGTCTTCTGCAACCCGTGGCTCCGCTGCGGACCTGCGCGTTCTTACCCCTCTCAATGGCGAGATCATTGGTGCGGGCTCTTTCAAGCTGGACTTCTCCTTCAAGAGCCGCTCCGCCTCCCCGATCACCCGTGTCGAGCTCTATGTCGATGGCGTGCAGTGGGCGGGTCGCAACCTGGATACCCCTAGCCTAGGCAATGTCCTGACCTTCGACGTGGACGGCTCCACTCTCACCGAGGGCGCACACACGTTCCAGGTCAAGGTGACCAACAAGGCGGGGATGACCACCACAACCGATGTCCAGGTGATTGCCCAGAGCAAGACCAGCGCCCCCGCAAGCACCGAGACGGCCGCCACTCCCGCGACCGCAACCGGTGCTCCCCAGATGACCTTCCGTGCCCTTCCCTCCAAGCGCGTGATGGGAACGGTCGAGGTCGGGCTGGATGTCAAGACCGCTCCGGGCCAGAACCCCTATGTCTCGTTCTACGTGGACAAGCAGTTCAAGGTCCTGAAGAACTACCCCCCCTACTCGTTCCTCTTCGACACGACCACGGTGAGCAATGGCAAGCATATCATTGAGGCCACGGGCTACCTGGAGTCGTCCAATGCCGCCACCACCCAGCGCATGGAGGTGATGGTCGACAACCTCGGAGGAAACACCGAGCGCGCCACCGAGATCAAGGACCTCAATAGCAAGCCCGCCGCCACCAAGACTGCGGAGCCCCAGCTCGCCACGGTTCCGGGTGCTCTTGCCGCCGCCGTGCGCGTCGCCTCCGGCCTCAAGCCGATCACGCCCAGCCTGCCCGGTATCACCGGCACCCGCTCGGTCGAGCCCAAGGTCACCACCAAGGTAGCCGTCGCCCCGGCCAGCCGCAACCACTCCTCCGTGGTGCGTGAGGCAGGAGCCGCTCAGCCGGTCGCGCTGGGTCTGCATGCGCCCCAGGTTGCCGCCACGACAGTCGCAGGTCGCCCGAACCCCACTGCCCCCGGTGCCTTCGCCGGAATCGCCGCTCAGGCCGTGAAGACCAGCAGCCTGATGGTGCCCCACCGCAGTGTCAAGGCCACGCCCCGCGCCAGCGCCGCTAAGCCGGTTCTCTCCAGCGCCCTGCCCAATGAGTTTGGCAAGAAGCTGATGGTTGCCTTCGATGGCAGCGCGATCAACTTCGATGTCGAGCCCCGGATTGAGGCGGGCATCCCGCTGGCCCCGTTCCGCCAGATCTTCGAGCACACCGGTGGCCAGGTCATGTGGGCCCCCGATGCCAAGACAGTCCGCGCCCTCAACGCCGACCGCGAGGTCGTCATCAAGGTCGGGAACCCCACCGCGACCGTCAACGGGCAGAGCGTCAACATGGAGCGCACGTCGTTTATCGACCGTGGCCGCACCATTGTCCCGCTGAGCTTCGTGGGTAAGGCGCTCGATGTGGACGTGGACTTCGATCCCGCCACCGGTAAGCTGACCATTACCAGCAAGAAATAA
- a CDS encoding UDP-glucuronic acid decarboxylase family protein, translating into MPRSVVTGGAGFLPSHLCDRLLAEGHEVVALDNFLTGSSDNIAHLKDNPKFTFIEQDVCQPYELDGDVDFVFHMASPASPVDFTTKAIEIMMVNSEGTHQSLKLALAKSAVFLMASTSEVYGDPLVHPQPEEYWGNVNPIGIRGVYDESKRFSEALIMAYRRFKGVDTKIFRIFNTYGPRMRLDDGRVVPNFIGQALRGDNITVYGTGTQTRSFCYVADLVDGIYRLSQAPKEVSGPINLGNPTERTMLEFAQEIKRLTESESAIVYEELKTADDPKQRRPDNTKAREILGWEPKVSLEDGLRATIEYFKGKV; encoded by the coding sequence ATGCCCCGTTCTGTCGTTACTGGAGGTGCAGGCTTCCTGCCCTCCCATCTGTGTGACCGTCTGCTGGCCGAAGGCCACGAGGTGGTTGCGCTCGATAACTTTCTCACCGGCTCTTCCGACAATATCGCGCACCTGAAAGACAACCCCAAGTTTACGTTTATCGAGCAGGATGTCTGCCAGCCCTACGAGCTCGACGGGGATGTCGATTTTGTCTTTCACATGGCCTCGCCCGCGTCGCCGGTGGACTTCACGACCAAGGCGATCGAGATCATGATGGTCAATAGCGAGGGGACCCACCAGTCGCTCAAGCTCGCGCTGGCGAAGAGTGCGGTCTTTCTCATGGCCTCGACCAGCGAGGTCTACGGCGACCCGCTGGTGCACCCGCAGCCCGAGGAGTACTGGGGCAATGTCAACCCCATCGGTATCCGCGGGGTCTACGATGAGTCCAAGCGCTTCTCGGAGGCGCTGATCATGGCCTACCGGCGCTTTAAGGGAGTCGATACCAAGATCTTCCGCATCTTCAACACCTACGGGCCGCGGATGCGCCTCGACGATGGCCGGGTGGTGCCCAACTTTATCGGGCAGGCCCTGCGCGGCGACAATATCACGGTCTACGGCACTGGTACCCAGACCCGCAGCTTCTGCTATGTCGCGGACCTTGTCGATGGCATCTACCGGCTCTCGCAGGCTCCCAAGGAGGTCTCCGGGCCGATCAACCTGGGCAACCCCACGGAGCGCACCATGCTGGAGTTTGCGCAGGAGATCAAGCGCCTCACCGAGTCCGAGAGCGCGATTGTCTACGAGGAGCTCAAGACCGCCGACGATCCCAAGCAGCGCCGGCCTGACAACACCAAGGCCCGTGAGATTCTCGGCTGGGAGCCCAAAGTGAGCCTGGAAGACGGCCTCCGCGCGACGATCGAGTACTTCAAGGGGAAAGTCTAG